The Brachyhypopomus gauderio isolate BG-103 chromosome 7, BGAUD_0.2, whole genome shotgun sequence genome has a window encoding:
- the sympk gene encoding symplekin: protein MASGSEPTGVASQFFTGTEDVAIDMTTSEKVVDLLNQAAFMSTDDKLTALKQVQELIINKDPSLLDNFLDEMIAFQTDKSIEVRKFVIGFIEEACKRDSELLLKLIANLNMLLKDESVNVVKKAILTLTQLYKVALQWLVRSKSVSEMQEACWDMVTQMKGDVLALLDSDNDGVRTHSIKFTEALIITLSPRTPHSEVPKKQEGDISLDKIPKDHPYIRYDVLSEEGRMALEQLLKFMVHPAISSINLTAALGSLATLARQRPMFMSEVVQAYETLHANLPPTLAKSQVSSVRKNLKLHLVAVLRHPSSVDYHGQISTLLLDLGMAQGDIARCVPVAAPARKRPRHEPYSEGKRIKMEPTLIEDDEDKEEPAPAVAPNMSSSLGTQSAIDLTAEFLLPLLSPENVANLVLISMVYLPDVMPASFQATYTPVESAGTDAQIKHLARLMATQMTAAGLGPGLEQCRVRDEEAKEAEGEAGAEETTSKDPIIIRKVSAVSLGQAISVVGAYKSQVVEEVPQAKKLPEPIMPSAQPKVLGSGGRKKVFRLADVVQPLSESQLEKLTNMAVKRILESEKAVARSGMAHVRVKLLARLMTQFEGGMKDEMLSFILEDVRGRCDLAFSLLYQEYNRYLGQLPAGSLDSYEHCLFALLSGLQERPEQRDGLFTKLVLEAPLITQSALEVIRRYCEDESRVYLGMTTLKELILKRPSRQFQYLHVLLDLSSHEKEKVRSTALTFIKRMYEKEHLRDYIEKFALNYMQLLVHPNPPSLLFGVGEDTEVASPWTEETVRQCLYLYLSLLPLNHRLVHELAAVYTEAIADIKRSVLRVIEQPIRGMGMNSPDLLLLVENCPKGAETLVTRCLHILTDKVPPSPDLVERVRDLYHKRVPDVRFLIPVINGLEKKEVIQALPKLIKLNPIVVKEVFNRLLGTQHSEGSSSMSPLTPGEFLIALHNIDSTKCDMKSIIKATNLCFGEKNVYTSEVLAVVMQQLMEQNPLPMLLMRTVIQSLTMYPRLGGFVMNVLSRLILKQVWKYPKVWEGFVKCCQRTKPQSYSVLLQLPPAQLAAVFERCPEMREPLLQHVHSFTPHQQAHIPSSIMAILEANSRMQEPPPEPERMDTLEEKEVHPQQVALPITQVEIPAPTLTATPEPTPQVTLTQREEEEEPMEEGDTGAERLEIATEAIAQQAEEVEDEARATLVPPENAAEKPVEETFTDSASTSEPPQEVAEHGSAEPEVGAEDPE, encoded by the exons ATGGCGTCGGGCTCCGAGCCCACCGGTGTCGCCTCCCAGTTCTTTACTGGCACAGAGGACGTGGCCATCGATATGACCACCAGCGAAAAA GTTGTGGACTTACTGAATCAGGCTGCATTTATGTCCACTGATGATAAACTTACCGCTCTGAAGCAG GTGCAAGAATTAATCATTAATAAGGATCCATCATTGCTTGACAATTTCCTAGAC GAGATGATTGCATTTCAGACTGACAAGTCAATCGAGGTCCGGAAATTTGTTATTGGTTTCATTGAGGAGGCATG TAAACGGGACAGCGAGCTTCTGCTGAAGCTCATAGCGAACCTGAACATGCTTCTGAAAGACGAGAGCGTGAACGTGGTGAAGAAGGCCATCCTCACGCTGACGCAGCTCTACAAAGTGGCACTGCAG TGGCTCGTGCGCTCGAAGAGCGTGTCCGAAATGCAGGAGGCATGCTGGGACATGGTGACCCAGATGAAAGGGGACGTCCTGGCGCTGCTCGACTCTGACAACGACGGCGTGCGCACGCACTCCATCAAGTTCACCGAGGCGCTCATCATCACCCTGTCGCCCCGGACACCCCATTCAGAGGTCCCCAAGAAGCAGGAGGGGGATATCAGTCTCGACAAAATCCCGAAAGACCACCCCTACATACGCTACG ACGTCCTGTCTGAAGAGGGTCGCATGGCTCTGGAGCAGCTGCTGAAGTTCATGGTACACCCAGCCATCTCCAGCATCAACCTGACCGCGGCTCTGGGCTCCCTGGCCACGCTGGCCCGCCAGAGGCCCATGTTCATGTCTGAGGTGGTGCAGGCCTACGAGACACTACACG CCAACCTTCCACCGACGCTGGCCAAGTCACAGGTGAGCAGCGTGCGCAAGAACCTCAAGCTCCACCTGGTGGCCGTGCTGCGTCACCCCAGCAGCGTGGACTACCACGGGCAGATCTCCACACTCCTGCTGGACCTGGGCATGGCCCAGGGCGACATCGCCCGCTGCGTGCCCGTCGCCGCCCCGGCCCGCAAACGACCCCGCCACGAACCCTACAGCGAGGGCAAGAGAATCAAGATGG AACCTACCCTGATTGAGGATGATGAGGATAAGGAAGAGCCGGCTCCTGCCGTTGCGCCCAACATGTCGTCCAGCCTGGGCACGCAGTCGGCCATAGACCTCACTGCTGAGTTCCTGCTGCCTCTGCTCTCGCCAGAGAACGTCGCCAACCTG GTGCTGATCAGCATGGTCTACCTGCCGGACGTCATGCCCGCTTCCTTCCAGGCCACCTACACGCCTGTGGAGTCTGCGGGTACGGACGCACAGATCAAACACCTGGCCCGGCTCATGGCCACGCAGATGACAGCAGCCGGCCTCGGACCAG GTCTGGAACAGTGCAGGGTGCGGGACGAGGAGGCCAaggaggcagagggagaggctGGAGCAGAGGAGACCACCTCCAAGGACCCCATCATCATCCGCAAAGTGTCGGCCGTGTCGCTGGGCCAGGCCATCTCGGTGGTGGGCGCCTACAAGAGCcaagtggtggaggaggtgcccCAGGCCAAGAAGCTTCCGGAACCCATCATGCCCTCTGCGCAGCCTAA AGTGCTGGGGAGCGGCGGGCGGAAAAAAGTCTTCCGACTGGCCGACGTCGTCCAGCCGCTGTCCGAGTCCCAGCTGGAGAAGTTAACCAACATGGCCGTCAAACGGATCCTCGAATCGGAGAAGGCCGTCGCGCGTAGTGGAATGGCACAC GTGCGCGTGAAGCTGCTGGCCAGGTTGATGACGCAGTTCGAGGGCGGCATGAAGGACGAGATGTTGTCCTTCATCCTGGAGGACGTCCGCGGCCGCTGCGACCTGGCCTTCTCGCTGCTCTACCAGGAGTACAACCGCTACCTGGGACAGCTGCCCGCCGGCTCGCTGGACAGCTACGAGCACTGCCTGTTCGCCCTGCTGTCCGGCCTGCAGGAGCGGCCCGAGCAGCGGGACGG GCTGTTCACCAAGCTGGTGCTGGAGGCTCCTCTGATCACCCAGTCCGCCCTGGAGGTGATACGGCGGTACTGCGAGGATGAG tctagaGTGTACCTGGGCATGACCACTCTCAAAGAGCTGATCCTCAAACGGCCCTCCAGGCAGTTCCAGTACCTCCACGTGCTTTTGGACCTGAGCTCCCACGAGAAAGAGAAG GTGCGCTCCACCGCCCTCACCTTCATCAAGCGCATGTACGAGAAGGAGCACCTGAGGGACTACATCGAGAAGTTCGCCCTCAACTACATGCAGCTGCTTGTCCACCCCAACCCGCCTTCGCTGCTGTTCGGAGTGGGAGAGGACACAG AGGTGGCGTCTCCGTGGACGGAGGAGACGGTGCGCCAGTGTCTGTACCTCTACCTGTCGCTCCTCCCCCTCAACCACCGGCTGGTGCACGAGCTGGCGGCCGTCTACACCGAGGCCATCGCCGACATCAAGCGCAGCGTGCTCCGCGTCATCGAGCAGCCG ATTAGGGGAATGGGCATGAACTCTCCTGACCTGTTGCTGCTGGTGGAGAACTGTCCCAAGGGGGCGGAAACTCTGGTCACCCGCTGTCTGCACATATTGACCGACAAAG TTCCTCCGTCTCCAGACCTGGTGGAGCGAGTGAGGGATCTGTACCATAAGCGGGTGCCAGACGTCCGTTTCCTCATCCCGGTCATCAATGGCCTGGAGAAG AAAGAGGTGATCCAGGCACTACCTAAACTGATCAAGCTCAACCCCATCGTAGTTAAGGAGGTCTTCAACCGTCTCCTCGGCACCCAGCACA GTGAAGGAAGTTCTTCCATGTCTCCTCTAACTCCTGGTGAATTCCTCATTGCCCTCCACAACATCGACTCCACTAAGTGTGATATGAAGTCCATCATCAAAG ccaCGAACCTGTGCTTTGGTGAGAAGAATGTGTACACGTCGGAGGTGCTGGCTGTGGTGatgcagcagctgatggagCAGAACCCCCTGCCCATGCTGCTCATGCGCACCGTCATCCAGTCCCTCACCATGTACCCGCGCCTGGGCGGCTTCGTCATGAACGTCCTGTCACGCCTCATCCTCAAACAG GTCTGGAAGTACCCCAAGGTGTGGGAGGGCTTTGTGAAGTGCTGCCAGCGAACCAAGCCCCAGTCGTACAGTGTTCTTCTGCAGCTGCCACCCGCGCAGCTGGCCGCCGTGTTCGAGCGCTGCCCGGAGATGAGGGAACCCCTCCTGCAGCACGTCCACTCCTTCACGCCGCACCAG CAAGCCCACATTCCGTCCTCCATCATGGCGATTCTGGAGGCCAACAGCAGGATGCAGGAACCTCCACCAGAGCCCGAGCGCATGGACACCCTGGAGGAGAAAGAG GTGCATCCCCAACAGGTCGCCTTACCCATTACACAAGTCGAAATTCCAGCTCCCACCCTCACTGCTACTCCTGAACCAACACCTCAGGTAACTTTGACCCAacgggaggaagaggaggagcctATGGAGGAAGGAGACACAGGTGCAGAGCGTCTAGAGATTGCCACCGAAGCCATAGCACAA CAGGCTGAAGAAGTTGAAGATGAGGCGAGAGCTACGCTGGTTCCTCCGGAAAACGCAGCAGAAAAGCCAGTGGAGGAGACCTTTACTGACTCTGCCAGCACAAGTGAACCACCACAGGAGGTGGCTGAGCATGGTAGCGCAGAACCTGAGGTTGGAGCAGAAGATCCTGAATGA